A region of Thermococcus barossii DNA encodes the following proteins:
- a CDS encoding 60S ribosomal export protein NMD3 — protein MSERFCYRCGISEREGGPLIEGLCQVCYRKENPVLLIEDEINTELCQNCGSYKRRGVWVDPRSYDLEELIFEVADNALLETIEDSLDERVREFEVVPIEELDGIAELPVGKALVAFRPVDWHIEYFPAIITYEVRVKARIHELQRELHDEIKTVTVYVRQTVCPRCSKFLGGYFEAILQVRAEGRPLTEEERKAIGKLVEEKVDEIMRRDRMGFIQDTIEKEEGLDFYMGSTSSARKLAQAIRDRFGGTISEAYELVGVDRQTSREVYRTSVSVRIPKFQRGDLVTDRHGNVYEVERVDGKGMSMRNLESRESEHLDWKTVRREGIEVVEGEESEAMVTSITPGEVQVMDMETYETYELERPSMELREGEVYRMVEVKGRKYFLNRKE, from the coding sequence ATGAGCGAGAGGTTCTGTTACAGATGCGGGATAAGCGAGAGGGAGGGAGGACCGCTCATAGAGGGCCTCTGCCAGGTCTGCTATCGGAAGGAGAATCCCGTTCTGCTCATTGAAGATGAGATAAACACCGAACTCTGTCAGAACTGCGGAAGTTACAAGCGCAGGGGTGTGTGGGTTGACCCGAGGAGCTATGACTTGGAGGAGCTGATATTCGAGGTCGCTGATAACGCCCTGCTTGAGACCATCGAAGACTCACTGGACGAGAGGGTGAGGGAGTTCGAGGTGGTCCCCATCGAGGAACTTGATGGGATTGCCGAGCTCCCGGTTGGAAAGGCCCTCGTTGCTTTCCGGCCCGTTGACTGGCACATAGAGTACTTCCCCGCGATAATCACGTACGAGGTGAGGGTTAAGGCCCGGATACACGAGCTCCAGAGGGAGCTCCACGACGAGATCAAGACCGTCACCGTCTACGTTCGCCAAACAGTCTGCCCGCGCTGTTCAAAGTTCCTGGGAGGCTACTTCGAGGCGATACTCCAGGTTCGCGCCGAGGGCAGGCCCCTGACGGAGGAGGAGAGGAAGGCCATTGGAAAGCTCGTTGAGGAGAAGGTGGACGAGATAATGCGCAGGGACAGGATGGGCTTCATCCAGGACACGATAGAGAAGGAGGAAGGGCTGGACTTCTACATGGGCTCGACGTCGAGTGCCAGGAAGCTCGCTCAGGCCATAAGGGACCGCTTCGGTGGAACGATAAGCGAGGCCTACGAGCTGGTTGGAGTTGACAGGCAGACGAGCAGGGAAGTTTACCGCACGAGCGTGAGCGTCAGAATCCCGAAGTTCCAGAGGGGTGACCTGGTAACGGACAGGCACGGAAACGTCTATGAGGTCGAGAGGGTCGACGGGAAAGGCATGAGCATGAGGAACCTTGAGAGCCGGGAGAGCGAGCACCTCGACTGGAAGACCGTTAGGCGGGAGGGAATAGAGGTTGTCGAGGGTGAGGAAAGCGAGGCGATGGTGACGAGTATAACCCCGGGGGAAGTCCAGGTCATGGATATGGAGACATACGAGACTTATGAACTCGAAAGGCCTTCCATGGAGCTCAGAGAGGGCGAGGTCTACCGCATGGTGGAGGTCAAGGGCAGGAAGTACTTCCTTAACCGAAAGGAGTGA
- the cdr gene encoding CoA-disulfide reductase: protein MGKTVVIIGGGAAGMSAASRVKRLKPEWDVKVFEATEWVSHAPCGVPYVVEGISPKEKLMHYPPEVFIKKRGIDLHMRAEVVEVAQGEVRVREPNGEHTYGWDYLVFANGASPRVPAIPGTELEGVFIADLPPDAVAITSYLEKNPVEDVVIIGGGYIGVEMAEAFAARGKRVTLIERNERVMAKAFDREVTDVLEEEMRKRINLRTQEITLRIEGKERVEKVVTDAGEYKADLVVLATGIRPNVELAKELGVRIGETGAIWTNERMQTSVENVYAAGDVAETRHIITGRRVWIPLAPAGNKMGYVAGSNIAGKDIHFPGVLGTSVTKFFDVEIGKTGLTEAEAIREGYDVRAAFIKAGTRPHYYPGARPIWLKGVVDNETNRLLGVQAVGAEILPRIDTAAAMLTAGFTTRDAFFTDLAYAPPFAPVWDPLIVLARVLKF from the coding sequence ATGGGGAAGACCGTGGTTATTATCGGTGGTGGAGCGGCTGGAATGAGTGCTGCCTCTCGCGTTAAGAGGCTCAAACCTGAGTGGGACGTCAAGGTCTTCGAGGCAACGGAGTGGGTCAGCCACGCCCCGTGCGGGGTGCCTTACGTTGTTGAGGGCATCTCGCCGAAGGAGAAGCTTATGCACTACCCACCGGAGGTCTTCATCAAGAAGAGGGGCATAGACCTCCATATGAGGGCGGAGGTTGTTGAGGTTGCCCAGGGAGAGGTTCGGGTAAGGGAGCCCAACGGAGAGCACACCTACGGGTGGGACTACCTGGTCTTTGCCAACGGTGCTTCTCCAAGAGTTCCCGCGATCCCGGGAACCGAGCTGGAGGGTGTTTTCATAGCCGACCTGCCCCCTGACGCCGTTGCAATAACGAGCTACCTCGAGAAGAACCCCGTCGAGGACGTGGTCATAATCGGTGGAGGTTACATAGGCGTCGAGATGGCCGAGGCCTTCGCGGCGAGGGGAAAGCGCGTCACTCTCATAGAGAGGAACGAGAGGGTAATGGCAAAGGCCTTTGACAGGGAGGTTACCGATGTTCTTGAGGAAGAGATGCGGAAGAGGATAAACCTCCGCACCCAGGAGATAACCCTCCGCATCGAGGGCAAGGAGAGGGTCGAAAAGGTGGTAACCGACGCGGGCGAGTATAAAGCCGACCTCGTCGTCCTAGCGACGGGCATAAGGCCCAACGTCGAGCTGGCGAAGGAGCTTGGCGTCAGGATCGGCGAGACCGGCGCGATATGGACGAACGAGAGGATGCAGACGAGCGTCGAGAACGTTTACGCCGCCGGCGACGTTGCCGAGACGAGGCACATCATAACCGGCAGGCGCGTCTGGATTCCCCTCGCTCCAGCTGGAAACAAGATGGGTTACGTTGCAGGAAGCAACATAGCTGGAAAGGATATACACTTCCCCGGCGTTCTCGGAACGAGCGTGACCAAGTTCTTCGACGTTGAGATAGGCAAGACCGGTCTGACCGAGGCCGAGGCCATAAGGGAGGGTTACGACGTTAGAGCAGCCTTCATAAAAGCCGGCACGAGACCGCACTACTATCCTGGAGCAAGGCCGATATGGCTGAAGGGAGTGGTTGACAACGAGACCAACAGGCTCCTCGGCGTCCAAGCGGTCGGTGCAGAGATACTGCCGAGGATAGACACCGCCGCGGCGATGCTGACTGCAGGCTTCACGACCAGGGATGCATTCTTCACAGACCTGGCCTACGCACCGCCGTTCGCCCCCGTCTGGGACCCGCTCATAGTCCTCGCTAGGGTTCTCAAGTTCTGA